Proteins from a genomic interval of Youhaiella tibetensis:
- a CDS encoding MacB family efflux pump subunit: protein MSAPLISISKLRREFRNGEEVVAVLKDVDLTIERGEMIAIMGASGSGKSTLMNILGCLDRASAGTYEFEGRDVAAMDADELAELRREHFGFIFQRYQLLPDLDAVQNVEVPAIYAGMEAGARQERAVDLLTRLGLGDRLDHRPSELSGGQQQRVSVARALMNGGEVILADEPTGALDKKSGEDLMALLEELHADGHTVILVTHDQNVASRAERIVEISDGRIIADRRQDEGAAARSVDPLARPKAGWREGFDRGMEVVRTAVRAMRAHKLRTFLTMLGIIIGIASVVSVVALGQGSQQAVLAQISSIGTNTITIAPGSGFGDRTAGRIRTLLATDADALARQPYADSVTPRVSSNGTALFGNLSVTTSITGVGPDYFRVSGTTISQGSSFGQQSVDERAQDAVIDTNAVSALFPNGENPIGQVIVIGKVPVRVIGVATTSGFGPGASNANVYLPYTTVMDRILGRNYLSGITIRVADTYDMDTAEAEITALLVTLHGGTQDFFLQNSNTIRDTIQSTSQTLTLLISAIAVISLVVGGIGVMNIMLVSVSERTKEIGIRMAVGARGGDILQQFLVEAVLVCFIGGAAGIGLSFAVGAIVKQFVPTITLSYSPLSIVVAVLSSTAIGLAFGFFPARSASRLDPVDALARE, encoded by the coding sequence ATGAGCGCACCGCTAATTTCGATCTCCAAGCTCCGGCGCGAATTCCGCAACGGCGAGGAAGTGGTCGCCGTTCTCAAGGACGTGGACCTCACCATCGAGCGCGGCGAGATGATCGCCATCATGGGCGCGTCCGGCTCGGGCAAATCCACGCTCATGAACATCCTGGGGTGCCTGGACCGCGCCAGCGCGGGCACCTACGAGTTCGAGGGCCGGGACGTCGCAGCGATGGACGCGGACGAGCTGGCGGAGCTGCGCCGCGAGCATTTCGGCTTCATCTTCCAGCGCTACCAGTTGCTGCCGGACCTGGATGCCGTCCAGAACGTGGAAGTGCCGGCCATCTATGCCGGCATGGAAGCGGGCGCGCGCCAGGAGCGCGCCGTCGACCTCCTCACGCGGCTGGGGCTCGGCGACCGCCTCGACCACCGGCCGAGCGAACTTTCAGGCGGCCAGCAGCAGCGCGTCTCGGTGGCGCGAGCGCTGATGAACGGCGGCGAAGTGATCCTGGCGGACGAGCCGACCGGCGCACTCGACAAGAAGAGCGGCGAAGACCTGATGGCGCTGCTCGAGGAGCTGCATGCCGACGGGCATACGGTGATCCTGGTAACGCACGACCAGAACGTGGCCAGCCGCGCCGAGCGGATCGTGGAGATCAGCGACGGGCGCATCATCGCCGACCGGCGGCAGGACGAGGGCGCCGCGGCGCGCTCGGTCGATCCGCTGGCGCGGCCCAAGGCCGGCTGGCGCGAAGGCTTCGACCGCGGCATGGAGGTGGTGCGCACCGCCGTGCGCGCCATGCGGGCGCACAAGCTGCGCACGTTCCTGACCATGCTCGGCATCATCATCGGCATCGCCTCGGTGGTGTCGGTGGTGGCGCTCGGCCAGGGCAGCCAGCAGGCGGTGCTGGCGCAGATTTCCTCGATCGGCACCAATACGATCACCATCGCGCCCGGCAGCGGGTTCGGCGATCGCACGGCGGGCCGCATCAGGACGTTGCTGGCAACCGATGCCGATGCACTGGCGCGCCAGCCCTATGCGGACAGCGTGACGCCGCGCGTCTCGAGCAACGGCACCGCGCTCTTCGGGAACCTTTCGGTCACGACCTCGATCACCGGCGTAGGCCCGGACTATTTCCGGGTGAGCGGCACGACGATCTCCCAGGGATCGAGCTTCGGCCAGCAGAGCGTGGACGAACGCGCCCAGGATGCGGTGATCGATACCAATGCGGTTTCGGCGCTGTTTCCGAACGGGGAAAACCCTATCGGGCAGGTCATCGTGATCGGCAAGGTGCCGGTGCGGGTGATCGGGGTGGCGACGACCTCGGGCTTCGGGCCGGGGGCGAGCAACGCCAATGTCTACCTGCCCTACACGACGGTGATGGACAGGATCCTGGGCCGGAACTATCTCTCGGGCATCACCATACGGGTGGCCGATACCTATGACATGGATACGGCCGAAGCCGAGATAACGGCCCTGCTGGTTACGCTGCACGGGGGCACGCAGGACTTCTTTCTGCAGAACTCGAACACCATCCGCGACACCATCCAGTCAACCTCGCAGACGCTGACCCTGCTGATCTCGGCGATCGCGGTGATCTCGCTGGTGGTGGGCGGCATCGGGGTGATGAACATCATGCTGGTGTCCGTCTCCGAGCGCACCAAGGAAATCGGCATCCGCATGGCGGTTGGGGCGCGCGGGGGCGACATCCTCCAGCAGTTCCTGGTCGAGGCGGTGCTGGTCTGTTTCATCGGCGGGGCCGCCGGCATCGGGCTGTCGTTTGCGGTGGGCGCCATCGTCAAGCAGTTCGTGCCGACGATCACGCTGAGCTATTCGCCGCTCTCGATCGTGGTGGCGGTGCTGTCCTCGACCGCCATCGGGCTGGCCTTCGGGTTCTTTCCCGCGCGCTCGGCCTCACGGCTCGACCCGGTGGATGCGCTGGCGCGGGAGTGA